From a single Loigolactobacillus coryniformis subsp. coryniformis KCTC 3167 = DSM 20001 genomic region:
- a CDS encoding PTS transporter subunit EIIC, whose amino-acid sequence MLRLKHQWANDLVNFSQWLSERKFYQVILMSLTTIFPIAAVGAFITLIDKIIFIPTGVFNQFYQVSKWLPFYAECSNFWSSLDILINNLVVIWLAFLVAANAAKLKQQNEQLTGIVSGTFLWLGNQSLFMSATKHGMLQLTLNFSGLAMHGVFAAIMVGFFVSWLLGRCPKHQLLAMTFLILIGAATAAGFHTFIPDSFTGMLMSKLTQVTANWGTNIFLMVLIVLISNLLMIFGIIGPLNSGDGYNDAVFSIQNLNYALQYHHLGNIPYPINLHAIYDTYAFVGGSGMLLALLIAILWRARDQRVQQTAKISFLPVLFNLNSPMFVGLPVLFNPLLVIPFIVTPIVACLVAWLFVSLHLMPTAVYPVPLTTPGFLKGFLATGGNWVSLLVGILNLLIATIIYLPFVTLNDKYDLVSKVGEK is encoded by the coding sequence TTGTTACGATTAAAACATCAATGGGCCAATGACTTGGTTAATTTTAGTCAGTGGTTAAGTGAACGTAAATTTTATCAAGTAATCCTAATGTCATTGACGACTATCTTTCCAATCGCCGCTGTAGGTGCATTTATTACTTTGATTGATAAAATAATTTTTATTCCCACCGGAGTGTTTAATCAATTTTATCAGGTTAGTAAATGGCTACCATTTTATGCTGAATGTAGTAATTTCTGGTCGAGCCTAGATATTTTAATCAATAATTTAGTTGTTATTTGGTTGGCCTTTTTAGTGGCAGCCAACGCGGCTAAGTTGAAGCAGCAAAATGAACAGTTAACCGGAATTGTCAGCGGTACATTTTTGTGGCTAGGTAATCAATCACTATTCATGAGTGCCACTAAGCATGGCATGCTGCAGTTAACATTAAATTTTAGTGGTTTGGCAATGCACGGTGTTTTTGCAGCAATTATGGTTGGCTTCTTCGTTAGCTGGTTGCTAGGGCGCTGCCCTAAACACCAGCTGTTAGCGATGACCTTTTTAATTTTAATTGGCGCTGCCACCGCAGCCGGCTTTCATACATTCATTCCTGATAGTTTTACGGGAATGCTAATGTCAAAGTTAACGCAAGTCACTGCTAACTGGGGAACCAATATTTTTCTAATGGTCTTGATCGTTCTAATTAGTAATTTATTGATGATTTTCGGTATAATAGGGCCGCTTAATTCGGGTGATGGATATAATGATGCAGTATTTTCAATCCAGAATTTGAATTACGCTTTACAGTATCATCACCTAGGCAATATACCATACCCCATTAATTTACATGCTATTTATGATACCTATGCTTTTGTCGGGGGTAGCGGCATGCTGCTGGCACTATTAATTGCTATTTTGTGGCGCGCGCGTGATCAACGAGTACAACAAACTGCAAAAATAAGTTTTTTACCGGTCCTTTTTAATTTGAATTCGCCGATGTTTGTGGGATTGCCGGTTCTATTTAACCCACTATTAGTGATTCCTTTTATTGTGACCCCGATCGTAGCGTGTTTAGTTGCTTGGCTATTTGTTAGTTTACATTTGATGCCAACTGCCGTTTATCCAGTACCGCTGACCACACCAGGATTTTTGAAAGGCTTTTTAGCAACCGGTGGTAATTGGGTATCCCTATTGGTCGGCATCCTTAATCTGCTGATTGCCACAATTATTTATTTACCGTTTGTCACCTTGAATGATAAATATGACTTAGTTAGTAAAGTTGGTGAAAAATGA
- a CDS encoding serine hydrolase domain-containing protein has protein sequence MLNRSRMVKVLFIVGFVLLGLVLIRFVASGSRQSVTPTHRIAAASVEPTHQNTAVKQAINSKFQTKLVQTLKQDNYSGSAIIYDNGQQVASYNAGYANYLSRIKNQANTMYEIDSIQKSITGVLVMQQVAKRQLALSDRLNKFYPNVPGSQNITIRQMLNMTSGLIMTGPVGPMVAKTDTQIIQSDISRVHYLRVMHGRWNYQAINFNLLCGILEKITHQSYQQLFYEQIIERLHLQRTAFAYKLPNSTIAATGYDGLIGKNQKLIYTKPSVRNQALEQDELGTGQVYMSVGDLYRVESAIVSGKIVPLQLLQQLYQGGSYSKYEAGFYTHKQVKSANGSGYGFESSIHISPNGKNAVILLSNYQEPLFRVRSLAQKFDYLLFN, from the coding sequence TTGCTAAATCGATCCCGGATGGTCAAAGTCTTATTTATTGTCGGTTTTGTTTTGCTGGGGCTGGTTTTAATCAGATTTGTTGCCAGTGGGTCGCGCCAAAGTGTTACGCCAACGCATAGAATTGCCGCAGCCAGCGTTGAACCAACACACCAAAATACCGCAGTTAAACAGGCAATTAATTCTAAGTTTCAAACTAAGCTAGTTCAAACCCTAAAACAAGATAATTATTCTGGATCGGCCATTATTTATGATAATGGACAGCAAGTAGCTAGTTATAATGCCGGCTACGCTAACTATTTAAGCCGAATTAAAAATCAAGCTAACACAATGTATGAGATCGATTCAATTCAAAAATCAATTACGGGTGTGTTAGTCATGCAGCAAGTGGCCAAACGTCAACTAGCATTATCCGACCGGCTAAATAAGTTCTACCCGAATGTTCCTGGTAGCCAAAATATTACAATTCGACAAATGTTAAATATGACTTCTGGGTTGATTATGACTGGTCCAGTTGGGCCTATGGTAGCCAAAACAGATACACAGATTATTCAGAGTGATATTTCACGGGTACATTATCTTCGTGTAATGCACGGTCGTTGGAATTATCAGGCGATTAATTTTAATTTGTTATGTGGTATTTTAGAAAAAATCACTCATCAAAGCTACCAACAACTGTTTTATGAGCAAATTATTGAACGGCTCCATTTGCAACGCACGGCCTTTGCCTATAAATTACCTAACAGTACGATAGCCGCAACCGGATACGATGGCCTGATCGGTAAGAATCAAAAACTAATTTATACCAAGCCTAGTGTTAGAAATCAAGCATTAGAGCAAGATGAGTTGGGCACCGGTCAAGTTTACATGAGTGTCGGTGATCTTTATCGAGTTGAAAGCGCAATTGTGTCTGGTAAAATAGTTCCATTGCAATTGCTGCAACAGCTTTATCAAGGTGGCTCATATAGTAAATATGAAGCTGGTTTTTACACCCATAAGCAGGTCAAATCAGCTAATGGTTCCGGATATGGTTTTGAATCTTCCATTCACATCAGTCCTAATGGTAAAAATGCCGTTATTTTACTCAGTAATTATCAAGAACCATTGTTTAGAGTCAGAAGTTTAGCACAAAAATTTGATTATTTATTGTTTAATTAG
- a CDS encoding alpha/beta hydrolase, which translates to MSKKRILYSSLILLITAVVGLSGYQWQKQAIGLQQRQFRSPMDPIFLVPGSSANQNRFDSLVTLLNRGRSKRSLLKVTVQTNDQLKFSGHLQPGDKHPFIVVGFQNNRDGYANIERQARWFGIAYRKLATIYHFNHFSGMGHSNGGLVLTFFLEKYLPKNNTVDRLMTIASPFNLERNTTKKTPMLKNLIAHKANLPKKMKVYSIAGTQNYKGDGIVPFVSVDSGKYIFQDQVAGYTEIIVTGANTTHSNLPKNRQIVHIMRQYILQEDNSKTVRHKQMRTP; encoded by the coding sequence ATGAGTAAAAAGAGAATCTTGTATAGTTCATTAATTTTATTAATTACGGCGGTCGTTGGATTGTCAGGCTACCAGTGGCAAAAGCAAGCGATTGGTTTACAGCAAAGACAGTTTCGCTCACCAATGGATCCAATTTTCTTAGTGCCTGGTAGTTCGGCCAATCAAAATCGATTTGATTCGTTAGTAACGTTACTAAATAGAGGTCGTTCTAAGCGTAGCCTTTTAAAAGTAACGGTCCAAACGAATGATCAATTGAAATTTAGTGGTCATTTACAGCCGGGGGACAAACATCCTTTTATTGTCGTTGGTTTTCAGAATAATCGTGATGGTTACGCCAATATTGAACGCCAAGCACGATGGTTCGGCATTGCTTATCGAAAATTAGCTACGATCTATCATTTCAACCATTTTTCGGGAATGGGTCATTCAAATGGTGGCTTAGTACTGACCTTTTTCTTGGAAAAGTATTTGCCTAAAAACAATACCGTCGATCGGTTAATGACGATCGCCTCACCATTTAATTTAGAAAGAAATACAACAAAAAAAACGCCGATGTTGAAGAATTTGATTGCACATAAGGCTAACTTGCCCAAAAAGATGAAAGTCTATTCAATTGCAGGAACTCAAAATTATAAGGGTGATGGGATCGTTCCCTTCGTTAGTGTTGATAGTGGTAAGTATATTTTTCAAGATCAAGTCGCCGGCTATACAGAAATAATTGTGACCGGGGCAAATACCACACATTCCAATTTACCAAAAAACCGCCAAATTGTTCATATTATGCGTCAATATATTTTGCAGGAAGACAATTCAAAAACAGTAAGGCATAAGCAAATGCGGACACCATAG